In Bacillus sp. DX3.1, the following proteins share a genomic window:
- the speB gene encoding agmatinase has product MRFDEAYSGKVFIKSHPSFEDAEAVIYGMPMDWTVSYRPGSRFGPARIREVSIGLEEYSPYLDRELEEVKYFDAGDIPLPFGNAQRSIDMIEEYVTKLLDADKFPLGLGGEHLVSWPIFKAMAKKYPDLAIIHMDAHTDLRESYEGEPLSHSTPIRKVCDLIGPENVYSFGIRSGMKEEFQWAKEVGMNLYKFDVLEPLKEVLPTLAGRPVYVTIDIDVLDPAHAPGTGTLEAGGITSKELLDSIVAIANSNINVVGADLVEVAPIYDHSDQTPIAASKFVREMLLGWVK; this is encoded by the coding sequence ATGCGTTTTGATGAAGCTTATTCAGGTAAAGTATTTATTAAAAGTCATCCAAGTTTTGAAGATGCAGAGGCTGTAATTTACGGGATGCCAATGGATTGGACAGTAAGTTATCGCCCAGGTTCTCGTTTTGGTCCTGCACGTATTCGTGAAGTATCGATTGGACTAGAAGAGTACAGTCCATATTTAGATCGTGAGCTAGAAGAAGTAAAATATTTTGATGCAGGTGATATTCCGCTTCCATTCGGGAATGCGCAGCGCAGCATAGACATGATTGAAGAATATGTAACAAAACTATTAGATGCCGATAAGTTTCCACTAGGTCTTGGTGGTGAACACCTAGTGTCTTGGCCAATTTTTAAGGCAATGGCAAAAAAATATCCGGATTTAGCAATCATCCATATGGATGCTCATACTGACTTGCGTGAGTCATATGAAGGGGAGCCTTTATCCCACTCTACACCAATTCGTAAAGTGTGCGATTTAATTGGTCCAGAAAACGTATATTCTTTCGGGATTCGTTCTGGTATGAAAGAAGAGTTCCAGTGGGCAAAAGAAGTGGGCATGAATTTATACAAATTTGACGTATTAGAGCCGTTAAAGGAAGTATTGCCAACGCTAGCAGGACGCCCTGTTTATGTCACAATTGACATTGATGTATTAGATCCAGCACATGCTCCTGGAACGGGAACATTAGAAGCTGGTGGTATCACATCAAAAGAACTATTAGATTCCATCGTTGCAATTGCAAATTCAAATATAAACGTAGTCGGAGCAGACTTAGTAGAAGTAGCTCCTATCTATGACCATAGTGATCAAACGCCAATCGCAGCAAGCAAATTCGTGCGGGAAATGCTGCTCGGTTGGGTAAAATAA
- the speE gene encoding polyamine aminopropyltransferase, whose translation MELWFTEKQTKHFGITARINRTLHTEQTEFQKLDMVETEEFGNMLILDGMVMTTEKDEFVYHEMVAHVPLFTHPNPENVLVVGGGDGGVIREVLKHPSVKKATLVEIDGKVIEYSKQYLPTIAGALDNERVEVKVGDGFLHIAESENEYDVIMVDSTEPVGPAVNLFTKGFYAGISKALKEDGIFVAQTDNPWFTPELISTVFKDVKEIFPITRLYTANIPTYPSGLWTFTIGSKKHDPLEVSEERFHEIETKYYTKELHKAAFALPKFVGDLIK comes from the coding sequence TATGGTTCACTGAAAAACAAACAAAACATTTTGGAATTACGGCGCGTATTAACCGCACATTACATACGGAGCAAACAGAATTCCAAAAGCTTGATATGGTTGAGACTGAAGAATTCGGAAACATGCTTATTTTAGATGGCATGGTTATGACGACAGAGAAGGACGAGTTCGTTTATCATGAAATGGTAGCGCACGTACCTTTATTTACACATCCAAATCCTGAGAACGTATTAGTTGTTGGTGGTGGCGATGGCGGTGTTATTCGTGAAGTGTTAAAACACCCAAGCGTAAAGAAAGCAACGCTTGTTGAAATCGACGGAAAAGTAATCGAGTACTCTAAACAATACTTACCAACAATTGCAGGGGCGTTAGATAACGAGCGTGTTGAAGTGAAAGTAGGAGACGGCTTCTTACACATCGCAGAAAGCGAAAATGAATATGATGTAATCATGGTTGACTCTACAGAGCCAGTAGGACCAGCAGTAAACTTATTTACAAAAGGATTCTACGCTGGAATCTCTAAAGCGTTAAAAGAAGATGGTATTTTCGTTGCGCAAACGGACAACCCTTGGTTCACACCAGAATTAATTTCAACTGTGTTCAAAGACGTAAAAGAAATCTTCCCAATTACACGTCTATACACAGCAAACATTCCAACGTACCCAAGTGGACTTTGGACATTCACAATTGGATCTAAAAAACATGATCCATTAGAAGTAAGCGAAGAGCGTTTCCATGAAATCGAAACGAAATATTACACAAAAGAACTGCATAAAGCAGCATTCGCATTACCAAAATTTGTTGGGGATTTAATTAAATAG
- a CDS encoding YxeA family protein, with translation MKLVIRVLAVFAILLGGTAFYLHSKTEGVQAFVDNFFSNKEIQDYYAVINKGEKKDDEYLYTFTGYSEDGKQQIIRKMINRKLHPGAFIKIYAKGTQGKGWAEVSKENIPEKALKKLQKS, from the coding sequence ATGAAATTGGTAATTAGAGTTTTAGCCGTTTTTGCCATTCTTTTAGGTGGCACGGCGTTTTATTTACATTCAAAAACAGAAGGTGTTCAAGCCTTTGTAGATAATTTCTTTTCAAATAAGGAAATACAAGATTATTACGCTGTCATAAATAAAGGTGAAAAAAAAGATGACGAGTATTTATATACATTCACAGGTTACTCTGAAGATGGTAAGCAGCAAATCATAAGAAAAATGATCAATCGTAAGCTTCATCCAGGGGCCTTTATTAAAATTTATGCAAAAGGAACCCAAGGAAAAGGATGGGCTGAAGTTTCGAAAGAAAATATCCCAGAGAAAGCATTAAAGAAATTACAGAAGTCATAA
- a CDS encoding PTS sugar transporter subunit IIC, giving the protein MAILQGLALLLVVLFLFTLFSFRAPYGMKAMGALANAAIASFLIEAFHRYIGGEMFHNNFLQSVGEASGSMSGVAAAILVALAIGVSPVYAVLIGIACSGFGILPGFFAGYVVAFIVKFLEKKLPAGVEFLAILFVAAPLSRGMAMLMDPVVNATLGKIGSMISVATTESPIIMGIMLGGLITVISTSPLSSMALTAMLGLTGLPMAIGSLAVAASAPMNFIFFKRLKICSKKDTIAVAIEPLTQADVVAANPIPIYTTNFVGGALAGIITSLFQLVNNAPGTASPIPGLLVLFGFNDIVKVAIAAVLCGIVTTIIGYIGSIIFRNYPIRSADEIRGVSSEEKVA; this is encoded by the coding sequence ATGGCAATCTTGCAAGGTTTAGCACTACTACTCGTTGTACTATTTCTTTTTACACTTTTTAGCTTTCGTGCTCCTTACGGAATGAAGGCAATGGGAGCTCTTGCCAACGCTGCAATTGCAAGCTTTCTCATTGAAGCATTTCATCGCTATATTGGTGGCGAAATGTTCCACAACAACTTTTTACAATCTGTCGGTGAAGCTTCCGGTAGCATGAGTGGTGTCGCCGCTGCTATTTTAGTGGCACTCGCAATCGGTGTATCTCCTGTATATGCTGTTTTAATCGGTATTGCATGTAGTGGATTTGGAATCTTACCAGGATTTTTTGCTGGATATGTTGTTGCCTTTATCGTTAAATTTTTAGAAAAGAAACTACCAGCTGGTGTCGAATTTCTAGCAATTTTATTTGTTGCAGCACCGTTATCACGCGGTATGGCCATGCTTATGGACCCCGTTGTAAATGCAACGCTTGGAAAAATCGGCTCCATGATTTCAGTCGCTACCACAGAAAGTCCAATTATTATGGGGATTATGCTCGGCGGACTCATAACAGTTATTTCTACATCTCCATTAAGCTCCATGGCGCTAACTGCTATGCTTGGATTAACAGGTTTACCAATGGCAATTGGTAGTCTTGCAGTAGCAGCCTCTGCTCCAATGAACTTTATTTTCTTTAAACGTTTAAAGATTTGTTCCAAAAAAGATACGATTGCTGTAGCAATTGAGCCATTAACACAAGCCGATGTTGTAGCAGCAAATCCAATCCCTATTTACACGACAAACTTTGTCGGTGGCGCTCTTGCTGGTATTATTACGTCCTTATTCCAACTTGTAAATAACGCTCCTGGTACAGCATCACCAATTCCAGGACTTCTTGTTCTCTTTGGATTCAATGATATCGTGAAAGTAGCAATTGCAGCTGTATTATGCGGTATTGTTACCACAATCATTGGATATATAGGATCAATTATTTTCCGCAATTATCCAATTCGTTCCGCAGATGAAATTCGCGGTGTATCTTCAGAAGAAAAAGTAGCATAA